From one Solidesulfovibrio fructosivorans JJ] genomic stretch:
- a CDS encoding OmpA/MotB family protein → MSDDEQTGFDDDDEEVEASSQWLTTLSDLSMLLMTFFIMLFSMSSLDVKKFTDSFSSVRNALGNKSKAITTGPIATPDMSTLVEQARIRQRIIGEQRRVYDQFRSYVSTKGLDGVVAATLEAGKITIGFPAGVLFPKDGVDLTEEGKQRLRTVYDFLIKTAGERINIRGFTDNQPPGAGSRFRDNWEVSSLRAVAVLRYMVSLGMPPNRLTATGLADLEPLYPNDTPAHRARNQRVEFVLERWIGE, encoded by the coding sequence ATGAGCGACGATGAGCAAACCGGTTTTGATGATGACGACGAGGAGGTCGAGGCCTCCAGCCAATGGCTGACCACCCTCTCCGACTTGTCCATGCTCCTCATGACCTTTTTCATCATGCTCTTTTCCATGTCGAGCCTGGACGTCAAGAAGTTCACGGATTCGTTCTCCTCGGTGCGAAACGCGCTCGGCAACAAAAGCAAGGCCATCACCACGGGCCCCATCGCCACGCCCGACATGTCCACCCTGGTCGAGCAGGCCCGCATCCGCCAACGCATCATCGGCGAGCAGCGCCGCGTCTACGACCAGTTCCGCTCCTATGTTTCGACCAAGGGCCTCGACGGCGTGGTCGCCGCCACCCTTGAGGCGGGCAAGATCACCATCGGCTTTCCCGCCGGCGTGCTTTTCCCCAAGGACGGCGTCGACCTGACCGAGGAGGGCAAGCAGCGGCTTCGCACCGTGTACGACTTTCTCATCAAGACCGCGGGGGAACGCATCAACATCCGGGGGTTTACCGACAACCAGCCGCCCGGGGCGGGGAGCCGTTTTCGCGACAATTGGGAAGTTTCCTCGTTGCGGGCCGTTGCCGTCCTGCGGTATATGGTGTCCTTGGGCATGCCCCCCAACCGATTGACAGCCACCGGATTAGCTGATTTAGAACCCCTCTACCCGAACGATACCCCGGCGCATCGGGCGCGCAACCAACGCGTGGAGTTCGTCTTGGAACGCTGGATCGGCGAGTAG
- a CDS encoding purine-nucleoside phosphorylase produces MDYGEDAKGMKAVASVLGPCPAGAVGLVAGTGLGGIAAAVADKREMATADIPGFPRSTAPSHAGALAYGTLGGRPVALLSGRLHLYEGYAPAEVAAGVRLLAGLGVKTLVLTNAAGALDPHFCAGGLMRITDHINLTGKNPLVGPNDEATGPRFPDMSKAYSPRLGEIADRTALSLGIRLERGVYAGVLGPSLETPAETRMLKLLGADAVGMSTVTEVIAARHAGMEVLAISCLTNVNLPDCMAETTLEAVIATAKQAEATLTRLLAAVIPAC; encoded by the coding sequence ATGGATTATGGGGAAGATGCAAAGGGTATGAAAGCCGTCGCGTCAGTCCTCGGCCCCTGCCCGGCGGGTGCCGTCGGACTCGTGGCCGGCACGGGCCTTGGCGGCATCGCCGCGGCGGTCGCGGACAAACGGGAAATGGCCACGGCCGATATCCCCGGGTTCCCCCGCTCCACCGCCCCGAGCCACGCCGGGGCGCTGGCCTACGGCACCCTCGGCGGCCGGCCGGTGGCCCTGCTTTCGGGCCGGCTCCACCTCTACGAGGGCTACGCCCCAGCCGAAGTGGCCGCCGGGGTGCGGCTGCTTGCCGGGCTCGGCGTCAAAACGCTCGTCCTCACCAACGCCGCCGGAGCCCTTGATCCGCATTTTTGCGCCGGCGGGCTCATGCGCATAACCGACCACATCAACCTGACCGGGAAAAACCCGCTGGTCGGCCCCAACGACGAGGCCACGGGACCGCGCTTCCCGGATATGAGCAAAGCCTACTCGCCGCGCCTGGGCGAAATCGCCGACCGAACGGCGCTGTCGCTCGGCATCCGGCTGGAACGCGGGGTCTACGCCGGAGTGCTCGGCCCGAGCCTGGAGACGCCGGCCGAGACCCGGATGCTCAAGCTCCTCGGGGCCGACGCCGTGGGCATGTCCACCGTGACCGAAGTCATCGCCGCCCGGCACGCCGGCATGGAGGTCCTGGCCATCTCGTGCCTGACCAACGTCAACCTGCCGGACTGCATGGCCGAAACCACCCTGGAAGCGGTCATCGCCACCGCTAAACAGGCCGAAGCGACCCTGACCCGGCTGCTCGCGGCCGTGATCCCGGCCTGCTGA
- a CDS encoding single-stranded DNA-binding protein — translation MAGSINKVILVGRLGQDPKLTYLPSGSPVANFSVATDESYKDRDGNKVERTEWHRVAVYGRSAEFCGNYLSKGRLVYIEGTLRTRSWDDQQGQKRYTTEVVVTGPGHTVQGLDSRGGMAADAPMGEEGFGSQQGGRRSYQGGGQQGGGQQGGGYGGPRGGGQQGGGPRGQQPPRGQDEDLGPAFPSEASGMDDVPF, via the coding sequence ATGGCCGGCAGCATCAACAAGGTCATCTTAGTCGGCCGGCTCGGGCAGGATCCCAAGCTGACCTATTTGCCCTCGGGCAGCCCGGTGGCCAACTTTTCCGTGGCCACGGACGAATCCTACAAGGACCGCGACGGCAACAAGGTCGAGCGCACCGAATGGCACCGGGTGGCCGTGTACGGCCGTTCGGCGGAGTTTTGCGGCAATTACCTTTCCAAGGGCCGGCTGGTCTATATCGAGGGGACGCTTCGCACCCGCAGCTGGGACGACCAGCAGGGCCAGAAGCGCTATACCACCGAGGTGGTGGTGACCGGGCCGGGACATACCGTCCAGGGTCTCGATTCGCGCGGCGGCATGGCGGCGGACGCGCCCATGGGCGAAGAGGGCTTCGGGTCCCAGCAGGGCGGCCGGCGCTCCTACCAGGGCGGGGGACAGCAGGGCGGCGGACAGCAGGGCGGCGGCTACGGCGGCCCGCGCGGCGGCGGTCAGCAGGGCGGTGGTCCGCGTGGCCAGCAGCCGCCGCGAGGGCAGGACGAGGATCTCGGCCCGGCCTTCCCGTCCGAAGCCTCGGGCATGGACGACGTGCCGTTCTAG
- a CDS encoding motility protein A, protein MDLGTFLGLASGIALVLGAIFMGGTLTEFVNGPSIMIVVGGTLASICVAYPMGEVRQAFAAMMQIFSSRKVRDAEVVNMMVRIAEISRREGLIALENIHTENAILKKACQLIADNADPALIRDTVRIEIGSMKRRHAVGEAVFKSLAGYAPSFGMIGTLIGLVQMLTRLNDPKTLGPAMAVAIITTFYGSMMSTLFFLPVAGKLRARTLNETLQLEIIFEGAKCILENNNPRLVYEKLSSFIAPRERRYERR, encoded by the coding sequence ATGGATCTCGGAACCTTTCTCGGCCTTGCCTCGGGCATCGCCCTGGTGCTTGGGGCCATCTTCATGGGCGGCACGTTGACGGAATTCGTCAATGGGCCGAGCATCATGATCGTCGTCGGCGGCACGTTGGCTTCCATCTGTGTGGCCTACCCCATGGGCGAAGTCCGGCAGGCCTTCGCGGCCATGATGCAGATTTTTTCCTCGCGCAAGGTGCGCGATGCGGAAGTCGTCAACATGATGGTGCGCATCGCCGAGATCAGCCGCCGCGAGGGGCTGATCGCCCTGGAAAACATCCACACCGAAAACGCCATCCTCAAAAAGGCTTGTCAGCTCATCGCCGACAACGCCGACCCGGCGCTCATCCGCGACACGGTGCGCATCGAGATCGGCTCCATGAAGCGCCGCCATGCCGTGGGCGAGGCCGTGTTCAAGTCCCTGGCCGGCTACGCGCCGTCCTTCGGCATGATCGGCACGCTTATCGGCCTGGTCCAGATGCTCACCCGCCTAAACGACCCCAAGACCCTGGGGCCGGCCATGGCCGTGGCGATCATCACCACGTTTTACGGCTCCATGATGTCCACGCTGTTTTTCCTGCCCGTGGCCGGCAAGCTGCGCGCCCGCACCCTCAACGAAACCCTGCAGCTGGAGATCATCTTCGAGGGCGCCAAGTGCATCCTGGAGAACAACAACCCCAGGCTCGTCTACGAGAAGCTGTCCTCGTTTATTGCCCCACGGGAGCGCCGTTATGAGCGACGATGA
- a CDS encoding tetratricopeptide repeat protein, producing the protein MPTHAPNIARRCRIAGAIFCGLILLGAFGLIAVCCGTPERGSRLYDQGKGKEALPLLQEAAARGSAPSSYRLGLLLESGRDAPRDLLRALALFTAAAKKNLVPGMVKAGDLLREKGENAAAVAWYRRAADRGNPVGMARLGEMLLAGRGAAADTDKALALLRQAAAKGDRQAAMDLGQALLSLSEAGDARGDTAAAAHYFQTAGEAGDAAAINRLADLYATGRGVPKDPAKAAELRRRAAEAGYAPAAYALGLTYLSGQGVTAYPLEAARLFAKAADAGYVPAMLRLADMYYAGLGVFRDPDRALALYDKAGEADDAAAGRVCRLFAAGSEDRRDAGRAVKFCDKAAKAGDAGAATLLGLGMLRGRLPGDAATGTRLLSQAAWAGDAEAMYAMALLHLAQEGVAGNPAEAFRWCRLAAAAGLPEAKTLLAALSEEEFPSAANLAKAMDFYREAAGAGDAEAGFALGSLLSKGLAGPPDFTAARKWYEMAAKAGDSRAQFNLGLMYLTGKGGPADEAKALGLMREAADQGDPHARCNVATMELTGRGTTADPREAFRWYRLAAGQGFPQAQAMLATFYYDGRVVPRDFESALFWLTLASRDPGGDALLIRAAKAKAALMRQLTPEQLERVRQRVADFSPAVFDPKAEKALLASIKFLPPSARGPGFASTPKSARNVASEPPEVDKSEDKALF; encoded by the coding sequence ATGCCCACGCACGCACCAAACATCGCCCGACGCTGCCGCATTGCCGGCGCGATATTTTGCGGCCTGATCCTTTTGGGCGCGTTCGGGCTGATCGCGGTGTGTTGCGGCACGCCCGAACGCGGATCGCGGCTGTACGACCAGGGGAAGGGCAAAGAGGCCCTGCCGTTGCTTCAGGAAGCGGCGGCCCGGGGTTCGGCCCCCTCCTCCTACCGGCTGGGGCTTTTGCTCGAATCCGGCCGGGATGCGCCCCGCGACCTGTTGCGGGCCTTGGCGCTTTTCACGGCGGCGGCAAAGAAAAACCTTGTGCCGGGTATGGTCAAGGCCGGCGACCTGTTGCGGGAAAAGGGCGAAAACGCGGCGGCCGTGGCCTGGTATCGCCGGGCGGCCGACCGGGGGAATCCGGTCGGCATGGCCAGGCTCGGCGAGATGTTGCTTGCCGGCCGTGGCGCGGCCGCCGATACCGACAAGGCGCTCGCCCTGCTGCGCCAGGCGGCGGCCAAGGGCGACCGGCAGGCGGCCATGGACCTGGGGCAGGCCCTTCTGTCGCTCTCCGAAGCCGGGGACGCCCGCGGCGACACGGCGGCGGCGGCCCACTACTTCCAGACGGCCGGCGAGGCCGGGGACGCGGCCGCCATAAACCGTCTGGCCGACCTGTACGCAACCGGCCGGGGCGTGCCCAAGGACCCGGCCAAGGCGGCCGAACTGCGGCGACGGGCGGCCGAGGCCGGCTATGCCCCCGCCGCCTACGCCCTGGGGCTGACCTATCTCTCCGGCCAGGGCGTGACCGCCTATCCCCTGGAAGCGGCAAGACTTTTCGCCAAGGCCGCCGACGCAGGATATGTGCCGGCCATGCTGCGGCTGGCCGACATGTATTACGCCGGGCTCGGCGTTTTCCGCGACCCGGACCGGGCGCTTGCCCTCTACGACAAGGCCGGCGAGGCGGACGACGCGGCCGCCGGCAGAGTCTGCCGCCTTTTCGCCGCCGGAAGCGAGGACCGGCGCGACGCCGGGCGGGCCGTGAAATTTTGCGACAAGGCGGCGAAAGCCGGCGACGCCGGCGCGGCCACGCTGCTCGGGCTCGGCATGCTGCGCGGCCGGCTGCCCGGGGACGCGGCCACGGGCACGCGGCTTTTGTCCCAGGCGGCCTGGGCCGGCGATGCCGAGGCCATGTACGCCATGGCCCTGCTCCATCTGGCCCAGGAGGGCGTGGCCGGCAATCCGGCCGAGGCCTTCCGCTGGTGCCGGCTGGCGGCGGCGGCGGGCCTGCCCGAGGCCAAGACGCTTCTGGCCGCCCTGTCCGAGGAGGAGTTCCCCAGCGCCGCCAACCTGGCCAAGGCCATGGATTTCTACCGCGAGGCGGCGGGCGCCGGCGATGCCGAGGCCGGATTCGCCCTGGGGTCGCTGCTCTCCAAGGGTCTGGCCGGACCGCCGGATTTCACCGCCGCCCGCAAATGGTACGAAATGGCGGCCAAGGCCGGCGATTCGCGGGCCCAGTTCAACCTCGGCCTCATGTACCTGACGGGCAAAGGCGGTCCGGCCGACGAGGCCAAGGCGCTTGGCCTCATGCGCGAGGCGGCGGACCAGGGCGATCCCCATGCGCGGTGCAACGTGGCCACCATGGAGCTGACCGGCCGGGGCACCACGGCCGATCCCCGGGAGGCGTTTCGCTGGTACAGATTGGCCGCCGGCCAGGGATTTCCCCAGGCCCAGGCCATGCTGGCGACGTTTTATTACGACGGGCGGGTGGTGCCGCGCGATTTCGAAAGCGCCCTTTTCTGGCTGACCCTGGCCAGCCGCGATCCGGGCGGCGACGCGCTGCTCATCCGGGCCGCCAAGGCCAAGGCGGCGCTTATGCGGCAGCTGACGCCGGAGCAGCTCGAACGCGTGCGCCAGCGCGTGGCCGACTTCTCGCCGGCCGTCTTCGATCCCAAGGCCGAAAAGGCGCTGCTTGCCTCCATCAAGTTCCTGCCGCCGAGCGCCCGGGGCCCGGGGTTCGCCTCCACGCCCAAAAGCGCCCGCAACGTCGCCTCCGAGCCGCCCGAGGTGGACAAAAGCGAGGACAAGGCGCTTTTCTAG
- a CDS encoding MgtC/SapB family protein, with translation MSEYPYEAQLLLRLVIAVCCGSILGYERERHGISAGLRTNLLVCLGSALMMVISKYFYYLDGEDSGSIPLGLDPSRIGAQIVTGVGFLGAGVIIKDRGAIRGLTTAATLWFNAGVGMALGAGMVLIPVSCTLLGVVSLTILKHLQSLIRREVVRVISITCQETRETLDNLLHFFRARDLDVENLSLTKVTDGLSTYCFTLRCDWSCLDAVSCIRDLAGIDCVQKVKMR, from the coding sequence ATGAGCGAGTATCCATACGAAGCGCAATTGCTGCTGCGTCTTGTCATTGCGGTCTGTTGTGGCTCGATCCTGGGGTACGAGCGGGAACGCCACGGCATAAGCGCCGGCCTGCGCACCAATCTCCTGGTGTGTCTCGGCTCCGCCCTCATGATGGTTATCTCAAAATATTTCTACTACTTGGATGGTGAGGACTCGGGGAGCATCCCCCTTGGCCTCGATCCCTCGCGCATCGGCGCGCAGATCGTCACCGGCGTGGGCTTTCTGGGGGCGGGCGTGATCATCAAGGACCGGGGCGCGATTCGCGGCCTGACCACGGCCGCGACCCTGTGGTTCAACGCCGGCGTCGGCATGGCGCTCGGAGCGGGCATGGTGCTCATCCCGGTTTCCTGCACCCTCCTCGGCGTGGTTTCCCTGACCATCCTCAAGCACCTCCAGAGCCTGATCAGGCGCGAGGTCGTCCGGGTGATCAGCATCACCTGTCAGGAAACGCGGGAAACCCTCGACAATCTGCTGCATTTTTTCCGCGCCCGCGACCTCGACGTGGAGAACCTGAGCCTGACCAAGGTCACGGATGGCCTTTCCACCTACTGCTTCACCCTGCGTTGCGACTGGTCTTGCCTGGACGCCGTCAGCTGCATCCGCGATCTGGCCGGCATCGACTGCGTGCAGAAGGTCAAGATGCGCTAG
- a CDS encoding acetyl-CoA carboxylase carboxyl transferase subunit alpha/beta, giving the protein MEIEKRVVELADRLSYIKDIFGGRDNANIALMESRLEDLAARDKSAPGEKAQMLRQIEDLFAFLEKKLDEELVPMDMVRIVRHPGRVSLKDILENVYDNYTEIGGQDEYSIDPSMLIARAYITRRKGDKVINQPVMVIGQEKGHGQEFRNGGSVKPWGNAKALQYMKVAETERIPIHTYVFTPGAFPVEDFPGAAQQIARNLYEMAGLRVPVVSVISEGGSGGAEAIGLSDVRMMFSRGYYSVISPEGAAAIEAGIRQGQRVSPDLIAQCAKRLNITAADNLRMGYIDKVIEEPPLGARPHHYDFFKDLRQEVIQATDQVFLGIAGFKLYRALVASKRKDATDAESMFVRWTLDDAAADRLVWKRYCKYRRMAETAYRDSRPSGARIASRAQSVLWSGYSFLRYDFVGKYLKNFKKTVGDLEAEARLVASRLTAPLRKGRDKNAPVTCDPEKSRMLVELSQPEQGACLEDFGWRYVSPKAAEDKAVTCPEAKTYGCPDLWAPDLYGDFAGVCVHCGHHFPMEYQWVLGNVFDPESVVEFDGDIEAGNPLDYPGFEDKIEAAKKKTGRKSACVSIDAKIDGVKLVCAVLYSAFRGGSVGAAEGEKFIRALARARRRHYPFLAYVHGTAGIRIQESLNGLIQMPRVTMAVRRYIESGGLYVVLYDTNSYAGPVASFLGCSPYQFSVRSANIGFAGPGVIKETTGIDIPPDYHRAHNALARGHIQGIWDRREIRKNLKQVLLTIGGRNLYYR; this is encoded by the coding sequence ATGGAAATCGAAAAGCGCGTCGTCGAACTGGCCGATCGCTTAAGCTACATAAAGGACATCTTCGGCGGGCGCGACAACGCCAATATCGCGCTCATGGAGTCCCGCCTGGAGGATCTGGCCGCCCGGGACAAGTCCGCTCCCGGCGAAAAGGCCCAGATGTTGCGGCAGATCGAGGATCTGTTCGCCTTTCTGGAGAAAAAGCTCGACGAAGAGCTCGTCCCCATGGACATGGTGCGCATCGTGCGCCACCCCGGCCGGGTGAGCCTCAAGGACATCCTGGAAAACGTCTACGATAACTACACCGAGATCGGCGGCCAGGACGAGTACTCCATCGACCCGAGCATGCTCATCGCCCGGGCCTACATCACCCGGCGCAAGGGCGATAAGGTCATAAACCAGCCCGTCATGGTCATCGGCCAGGAAAAGGGCCACGGCCAGGAATTTCGCAACGGCGGCTCGGTCAAGCCCTGGGGCAACGCCAAGGCCCTCCAGTATATGAAGGTGGCCGAGACCGAACGCATCCCCATCCATACCTACGTCTTCACCCCCGGGGCCTTTCCGGTGGAGGACTTCCCGGGCGCGGCCCAGCAGATCGCCCGCAACCTCTACGAGATGGCCGGGCTGCGTGTGCCCGTCGTGTCGGTCATTTCCGAGGGCGGCTCGGGCGGGGCCGAGGCCATCGGCCTGTCCGACGTGCGCATGATGTTCTCGCGCGGCTACTACTCCGTCATCTCCCCGGAAGGCGCGGCCGCCATCGAGGCCGGCATCCGGCAGGGCCAGCGGGTCAGCCCCGACCTCATCGCCCAGTGCGCCAAGCGGCTCAACATCACCGCCGCCGACAACCTGCGCATGGGCTACATCGACAAGGTCATCGAGGAGCCGCCGCTCGGCGCGCGGCCCCATCACTACGACTTCTTCAAGGACCTGCGCCAGGAGGTCATCCAGGCCACGGACCAGGTCTTCCTCGGCATCGCCGGGTTCAAGCTCTACCGGGCCCTGGTCGCCTCCAAGCGCAAGGACGCCACCGACGCCGAGAGCATGTTCGTGCGCTGGACCCTCGACGACGCCGCCGCCGACCGGCTGGTCTGGAAGCGCTACTGCAAGTACCGCCGCATGGCCGAGACGGCTTACCGCGACAGCCGCCCCTCCGGCGCGCGCATCGCCTCACGGGCCCAGAGCGTCTTGTGGTCGGGCTATTCTTTTTTGCGCTACGACTTTGTCGGCAAGTATCTGAAGAATTTTAAGAAGACCGTCGGCGACCTGGAGGCTGAGGCCCGGCTCGTGGCCAGCCGGCTGACCGCGCCCCTGCGCAAGGGCCGCGACAAGAACGCCCCCGTCACCTGCGATCCGGAAAAAAGCCGCATGCTGGTGGAGCTGTCCCAGCCCGAGCAGGGGGCCTGTCTGGAGGACTTCGGCTGGCGCTACGTCAGCCCCAAGGCCGCCGAGGACAAGGCCGTCACCTGCCCCGAGGCCAAGACCTACGGCTGCCCGGACCTCTGGGCCCCGGACCTCTACGGCGACTTCGCCGGCGTGTGCGTCCACTGCGGCCACCACTTCCCCATGGAATACCAGTGGGTGCTCGGCAACGTCTTCGACCCGGAATCGGTGGTGGAATTCGACGGCGATATCGAGGCCGGAAATCCGCTCGACTACCCGGGCTTCGAGGACAAAATCGAGGCCGCCAAGAAAAAGACCGGCCGCAAGTCCGCCTGCGTGTCCATCGACGCCAAGATCGACGGCGTCAAACTCGTGTGCGCCGTGCTCTATTCCGCCTTTCGCGGCGGCTCGGTCGGCGCGGCCGAGGGCGAGAAGTTCATCCGGGCCCTGGCCAGGGCCAGACGGCGGCACTACCCGTTTCTGGCCTACGTCCACGGCACGGCCGGCATCCGCATCCAGGAGAGCTTAAACGGCCTTATCCAGATGCCCCGCGTCACCATGGCTGTGCGGCGCTACATCGAAAGCGGCGGCCTCTACGTGGTGCTTTACGACACCAACTCCTACGCCGGCCCGGTGGCGAGCTTCCTCGGCTGCTCGCCCTACCAGTTCTCCGTGCGCTCGGCCAACATCGGCTTCGCCGGTCCGGGCGTCATCAAGGAAACCACCGGCATCGACATCCCGCCCGATTACCACCGGGCGCATAACGCCCTGGCCCGGGGCCATATCCAGGGCATTTGGGACCGCCGTGAGATTCGCAAGAATCTCAAGCAGGTGCTCCTCACCATCGGCGGCCGGAATTTGTATTATCGGTAG
- a CDS encoding molybdopterin-dependent oxidoreductase has translation MISITRRVFLRLMGAAVVVGRWPGRAWAFVLANFPVRTVEIEDFGFEPATGMVTYADGTAALYVLTVDGLVETPRQISYASLRALPQESQTSDFHCVEGWDVDDLHWRGLRLAVLADLVKPKPEARYVIFHSLGRTRSRPDGLDHYVECLPLGDLLDPRLEYLLGLDLAGNPLPLEHGAPMRLVCPYDLAYKGAKFITRLEFAADPVDGWWTRANGIYDRIAPVEPERLRRPDPRRSRS, from the coding sequence ATGATCAGCATCACGCGGCGGGTGTTCCTGCGCCTGATGGGCGCGGCGGTGGTGGTGGGGCGTTGGCCCGGCCGGGCATGGGCCTTTGTGTTGGCGAACTTTCCCGTGCGCACGGTGGAGATCGAGGATTTCGGCTTCGAGCCGGCCACGGGCATGGTCACCTATGCCGACGGCACGGCCGCGCTCTATGTCCTGACCGTGGACGGACTGGTGGAAACGCCCCGGCAGATTTCCTACGCGTCCCTGCGCGCCCTGCCCCAAGAGTCCCAGACCTCGGATTTCCACTGCGTCGAGGGCTGGGACGTGGATGACCTGCACTGGCGCGGCCTGCGCCTGGCCGTCCTGGCCGATCTGGTCAAACCGAAGCCCGAGGCCCGCTACGTGATCTTTCATTCCCTGGGCCGCACCCGTTCGCGTCCCGACGGGCTCGATCACTATGTCGAATGCCTGCCTCTGGGCGATCTCCTCGATCCACGCCTGGAATACCTGCTTGGCCTGGACCTTGCCGGCAATCCCCTGCCGCTGGAGCATGGGGCCCCCATGCGACTGGTGTGTCCGTACGATTTAGCCTACAAGGGCGCGAAATTTATTACGCGCCTGGAGTTCGCCGCCGATCCCGTGGACGGCTGGTGGACGCGGGCCAACGGCATCTACGACAGGATCGCGCCGGTCGAGCCGGAGCGGCTGCGCCGGCCGGACCCGCGCCGGTCCCGGTCGTAA
- a CDS encoding biotin carboxylase N-terminal domain-containing protein, with protein sequence MPTNKHKVLVANRGEIAMRIIQACVSLGLDFVCVHTKADADSGHLALARSLGGPEAAYRVSSYHDANELLAVADHAGATAIHPGYGFFAEDFRFARRVSERSRPLVFIGPSWRIIRSLGDKINTKRLARSLSIPTVPGSDRPVYDEMEAEEIAETLFAFQAEQGIANSVVLVKASAGGGGMGIEEIYDIDQFKTVYRRVRNYAKRQFHDEGVLIEQRIFDFNHLEVQIVADRTGKGIVHFGTRNCTIQSTGRQKRVEVAPGFRPEEIDYSFDAAKVLDDIVGYSLAMAREVGYDNVGTWEWIVSPTGQPFLMEVNTRIQVENGVSAAISRIRGQGDVNLIAEQIRLGLGAPLGYDQSDVTFEGVGVEYRIIAEDPANRFTPWVGRIDQFLAPSLPWAKLYTHIPMDAPYEIPTDYDPNLALAIIWGGDLAEAKKRGVAYLDELTLSGEDGSGAELKSNVRFLRDKTATILQF encoded by the coding sequence GTGCCGACGAACAAACATAAGGTCCTGGTTGCCAACCGGGGCGAGATCGCCATGCGCATCATCCAGGCTTGCGTTTCGCTCGGCCTGGATTTTGTTTGCGTCCATACCAAGGCCGACGCGGACTCGGGCCATCTGGCCCTGGCCCGCTCCCTGGGCGGCCCCGAGGCCGCCTACCGCGTAAGCTCCTACCACGACGCCAACGAGCTTCTGGCCGTGGCCGACCATGCCGGAGCGACCGCCATCCACCCGGGCTACGGCTTTTTCGCCGAGGATTTCCGCTTCGCCCGCCGCGTGTCCGAGCGTTCGCGCCCCCTGGTCTTTATCGGCCCCTCCTGGCGCATCATCCGGTCGCTCGGCGACAAGATCAACACCAAGCGCCTGGCCAGAAGCCTGTCCATCCCCACGGTCCCCGGCTCGGACCGTCCGGTCTACGACGAGATGGAGGCCGAGGAGATCGCCGAGACCCTGTTCGCCTTCCAGGCCGAGCAGGGCATCGCCAACTCCGTGGTCCTGGTCAAGGCCTCGGCCGGCGGCGGGGGCATGGGCATCGAGGAAATTTACGACATCGATCAGTTCAAGACCGTCTACCGGCGCGTGCGCAACTACGCCAAGCGCCAGTTCCACGACGAGGGCGTGCTGATCGAGCAGCGCATTTTCGACTTCAACCACCTCGAGGTGCAAATCGTCGCCGACCGCACGGGCAAGGGCATCGTGCACTTCGGCACGCGCAACTGCACCATCCAGTCCACGGGCCGGCAAAAGCGCGTGGAGGTGGCTCCCGGATTCCGCCCGGAGGAGATCGACTATTCCTTCGACGCGGCCAAGGTCCTCGACGACATCGTGGGCTACTCCCTGGCCATGGCCCGCGAGGTGGGCTACGACAACGTCGGCACCTGGGAGTGGATCGTCTCGCCCACGGGCCAGCCGTTCCTCATGGAGGTCAACACCCGCATCCAGGTGGAAAACGGCGTGTCCGCGGCCATCTCGCGCATCCGGGGCCAGGGGGACGTCAACCTCATCGCCGAGCAGATACGTCTTGGCCTCGGCGCGCCTCTGGGCTATGACCAATCCGACGTGACCTTTGAAGGCGTCGGCGTCGAATACCGCATCATCGCCGAGGACCCGGCCAACCGCTTCACTCCCTGGGTCGGCCGCATCGACCAGTTTCTGGCCCCGAGCCTGCCCTGGGCGAAGCTCTACACCCACATCCCCATGGACGCCCCCTACGAAATCCCCACGGACTACGACCCCAACCTGGCCCTGGCCATCATCTGGGGCGGGGATCTGGCCGAGGCCAAAAAGCGCGGAGTGGCCTACCTCGACGAGTTGACCCTGTCCGGTGAGGACGGCTCCGGAGCGGAGCTTAAGTCCAACGTCCGGTTTCTGCGGGACAAGACCGCCACCATCCTGCAATTCTAG
- a CDS encoding PilZ domain-containing protein: MDFTFKLEGEVGKRAAYRERVRGLFARLEGDETAYVVHDVSASGVALVDAEGRLESGRKGLLSLAIGPKTLIAGLPVMVARIGGQGLVGLAFGELSLRQEAWLDKLVLEIQKRRIDLRKAREMADNLEDKKTDRADEQT, encoded by the coding sequence ATGGACTTTACGTTCAAGCTGGAAGGCGAGGTCGGCAAGCGCGCCGCCTACAGGGAGCGCGTGCGGGGCCTGTTCGCCCGGTTGGAGGGCGACGAGACGGCTTACGTCGTTCACGACGTCAGCGCCTCGGGTGTGGCCCTGGTCGATGCCGAAGGGCGTCTCGAGTCCGGGCGCAAGGGCCTTTTGAGTCTGGCCATCGGCCCCAAGACGCTCATTGCCGGACTGCCGGTCATGGTGGCCCGCATCGGTGGGCAGGGCTTGGTCGGGCTGGCCTTCGGAGAGCTTTCGTTGCGCCAGGAAGCCTGGCTCGACAAGCTGGTGCTGGAGATTCAAAAACGGCGCATCGATCTGCGCAAGGCGCGGGAGATGGCCGATAACCTTGAGGATAAAAAGACGGATCGTGCCGACGAACAAACATAA